A section of the Agromyces aurantiacus genome encodes:
- the hemQ gene encoding hydrogen peroxide-dependent heme synthase, protein MSSPAADGAADVFQSESVAEQSYEGYTLFAVLRKDPARPDDLDGRDVPRFVDELDGVITLVQDEGVTVRGIYDVSGLRADADVMLWLHGPTAEGLQWALRELRRARLFRALLPTWNAMGVHRDAEFNKAHVPGFLRGVEPKSWLTIYPFVRSYEWYLLPPEERGRMLAEHGRKGAAFRGVVANTVSAFSLGDYEWLLPMESDELTDLVDMMRDLRATDARRHVRDELPFYTGRRISTAELVEVLQ, encoded by the coding sequence ATGTCTTCCCCCGCTGCCGATGGGGCAGCCGACGTGTTCCAGTCCGAATCCGTTGCCGAGCAGTCGTACGAGGGCTACACGCTCTTCGCCGTGCTGCGCAAGGACCCGGCGCGGCCCGACGACCTCGACGGCCGCGACGTGCCCCGTTTCGTCGACGAGCTCGACGGCGTCATCACCCTCGTCCAGGACGAGGGCGTGACGGTCCGCGGCATCTACGACGTCTCGGGCCTGCGCGCCGACGCCGACGTGATGCTCTGGCTGCACGGTCCCACCGCCGAGGGGCTGCAGTGGGCGCTGCGCGAACTGCGGCGCGCCCGCCTGTTCCGGGCGCTCCTGCCCACATGGAACGCCATGGGCGTGCACCGCGACGCCGAGTTCAACAAGGCGCACGTCCCGGGCTTCCTGCGGGGCGTCGAGCCCAAGTCGTGGCTCACGATCTACCCGTTCGTGCGCAGCTACGAGTGGTACCTGCTGCCGCCCGAGGAGCGCGGCCGCATGCTGGCCGAGCACGGCCGCAAGGGCGCCGCATTCCGGGGCGTCGTCGCGAACACCGTGTCGGCGTTCTCGCTCGGCGACTACGAGTGGCTGCTGCCGATGGAGTCCGACGAGCTCACCGATCTCGTCGACATGATGCGCGACCTTCGCGCGACCGACGCGCGCCGCCACGTGCGCGACGAGCTGCCCTTCTACACGGGCCGCCGCATCTCGACCGCCGAGCTCGTGGAGGTGCTCCAGTAA
- a CDS encoding uroporphyrinogen-III synthase, with the protein MTGAIHLPGAGGGKPLAGWRVLVPRGGPWGDAVAASLRSRGASPIIAPMINFAPTDDQPALEAALAKLAAGGFDWVTVTSATTVDVLSSYGAIIPDSTKVAAVGETTAAALVAAGYRADIVPSEENSARGLLEEWEAATNGEKPLRVLALRSAIAKQVLSVGLERIGHHVEAVVAYRTVGVPVAQKVIDDVRAGKVDAILVTSGSVAEQVQAQLGPVPERTLVAAIGPQTQKDAAKFGLRIDVIAAERSAESLIDAVVQAATQTV; encoded by the coding sequence ATGACCGGCGCGATCCACCTGCCCGGAGCCGGTGGAGGCAAGCCGCTCGCCGGATGGCGCGTGCTCGTGCCGCGCGGCGGACCCTGGGGCGACGCGGTGGCGGCGTCCCTCCGCTCCCGCGGGGCCTCGCCGATCATCGCGCCGATGATCAACTTCGCGCCGACCGACGACCAGCCCGCGCTCGAGGCGGCGCTCGCGAAGCTCGCCGCCGGCGGATTCGACTGGGTCACGGTCACGAGCGCGACCACGGTCGACGTGCTCTCCTCGTACGGCGCGATCATCCCGGATTCGACGAAGGTCGCCGCGGTGGGCGAGACCACCGCGGCCGCCCTCGTCGCGGCCGGCTACCGCGCCGACATCGTCCCGTCCGAGGAGAACTCGGCCCGCGGCCTGCTCGAGGAATGGGAGGCGGCGACGAACGGCGAGAAGCCGCTGCGCGTGCTCGCCCTCCGCTCGGCGATCGCGAAGCAGGTGCTCTCGGTCGGCCTCGAGCGCATCGGGCACCACGTCGAGGCGGTCGTCGCCTACCGCACGGTCGGCGTGCCGGTTGCGCAGAAGGTCATCGACGACGTGCGCGCCGGCAAGGTCGACGCCATTCTCGTCACGTCGGGCAGCGTCGCCGAGCAGGTGCAGGCGCAGCTGGGCCCCGTCCCCGAGCGCACCCTCGTCGCCGCGATCGGCCCCCAGACCCAGAAGGATGCCGCGAAGTTCGGCCTGCGCATCGACGTGATCGCCGCCGAGCGCTCGGCCGAGTCGCTCATCGACGCGGTCGTGCAGGCCGCGACGCAGACCGTCTGA
- a CDS encoding glutamyl-tRNA reductase: MLICLTASHKNAGFDMLERLSASAEHAAPRILDGHEAVQGAVVVATCNRFEAYLDLDTAEGDSPVEAVRDAIRAVGDVASLESDELRATFDFVHGNAVAGHLFAVASGLESVVVGEGEIAGQVRRSLERARAEGTTTPELERLFQRASQTSRKVKNRTGIGSEGRSLVRLALELAESRVTDWSAVRVLLVGTGRYAGASLAALRDRGVTDVAVYSPTGRGARFAANHDIEAVASNEYAMAAAGADLIVTCTVVEHHVVDRGLLELGRAELAAADRPAPVALRPGRDRPADGTDAAADAPRQLVIDLGLPRNVDPDVADLAGVELLDLETIKIHAPLEEFGATDAARELVERAARNFGRVGEELDLAPAVVALRTHVFDVLDAEIARARARGDDDGRTEKALRHMAGVLLHTPMVRSREYARAGEQQAWLDGLEAIFGIRADAEAAGAMAGATATAGGEARPGDRGHGTDDRGDRAGTTRGDDRTDAEGRADRTAI; this comes from the coding sequence GTGCTCATCTGCCTGACCGCGAGCCACAAGAACGCCGGCTTCGACATGCTCGAACGTCTCTCGGCGTCGGCTGAGCACGCCGCCCCCCGCATCCTCGACGGCCACGAGGCCGTCCAGGGCGCCGTGGTCGTGGCCACCTGCAACCGCTTCGAGGCGTACCTCGACCTCGACACCGCCGAGGGCGACTCGCCCGTCGAGGCCGTGCGCGACGCCATCCGCGCGGTCGGCGACGTCGCCTCGCTCGAGTCCGACGAACTCCGGGCGACCTTCGACTTCGTGCACGGCAACGCCGTCGCCGGCCACCTCTTCGCCGTGGCCTCCGGCCTCGAGTCCGTCGTCGTCGGCGAGGGCGAGATCGCCGGCCAGGTGCGCCGCTCGCTCGAGCGCGCCCGCGCCGAGGGAACGACCACGCCCGAACTCGAGCGGCTCTTCCAGCGGGCCTCGCAGACCTCGCGCAAGGTCAAGAACCGCACCGGCATCGGCAGCGAGGGCCGCTCGCTCGTGCGCCTCGCGCTCGAGCTCGCCGAGAGCCGCGTGACCGACTGGTCGGCCGTGCGCGTGCTGCTCGTCGGCACCGGCCGCTACGCCGGCGCGTCGCTCGCGGCGCTACGCGACCGCGGCGTCACCGACGTCGCCGTCTACTCCCCGACGGGGCGCGGCGCTCGCTTCGCTGCGAACCACGACATCGAGGCCGTGGCGTCGAACGAGTACGCCATGGCGGCCGCCGGCGCCGACCTCATCGTGACCTGCACCGTGGTCGAGCACCACGTCGTCGACCGCGGGCTGCTCGAACTCGGCCGCGCCGAGCTCGCCGCCGCCGACCGGCCGGCGCCCGTCGCCCTCCGCCCGGGCCGCGATCGCCCCGCCGACGGGACGGATGCCGCGGCCGATGCACCGCGACAGCTCGTCATCGACCTCGGCCTGCCGCGCAACGTCGACCCCGACGTCGCCGACCTCGCGGGCGTCGAGCTGCTCGACCTGGAGACCATCAAGATCCACGCGCCGCTCGAGGAGTTCGGTGCGACCGACGCCGCGCGCGAACTGGTCGAGCGCGCCGCCCGCAACTTCGGCCGCGTCGGCGAGGAGCTCGACCTCGCGCCGGCCGTCGTCGCCCTCCGGACGCACGTGTTCGACGTGCTCGACGCCGAGATCGCGCGCGCCAGGGCCCGAGGCGACGACGACGGCCGCACCGAGAAGGCGCTCCGGCACATGGCCGGCGTGCTGCTGCACACGCCCATGGTGCGCTCGCGCGAGTACGCGCGCGCCGGTGAGCAGCAGGCCTGGCTCGACGGCCTCGAGGCGATCTTCGGCATCCGCGCCGACGCCGAGGCGGCGGGCGCGATGGCGGGCGCGACGGCGACGGCGGGCGGCGAGGCGCGCCCCGGCGACCGGGGCCACGGCACCGACGACCGTGGCGACCGCGCGGGCACGACGAGGGGCGACGACCGCACCGACGCCGAGGGTCGCGCCGACCGCACCGCGATCTGA
- the hemE gene encoding uroporphyrinogen decarboxylase: MRRVILSPQHPLAAGLTHDSRLVRAYRGLRSDTVPVWFMRQAGRSLPEYRELRVGTRMLDACLDPAMAAEITLQPVRRHGVDAGIFFSDIVVPLKLVGVDVEIQPGRGPVFGRSYADAAAVAELTAIDPTRLDETAGPITEAVQRTVAGLAELTSPGAPTSTPLIGFAGAPFTLAAYLAEGGPSKDHLAARTLMHADPGAWRALMDWTAELTGRFLRTQVLAGASAAQLFDSWAGALSLADYEAHVAPASAAALAHVHDLTYEAADASGAAGSHSVPVVHFGVGTGELLGAMKGVGVDVVGVDYRVPLDVAAERIGAGVPLQGNLDPALLAAPWPVLEVAVRDVIERGRTAPAHVFNLGHGVPPETDPEVLTRVVALVHEAGR, translated from the coding sequence ATGAGACGCGTGATCCTCTCCCCGCAGCATCCGCTCGCCGCCGGCCTCACCCACGACTCGCGCCTGGTCCGCGCCTACCGCGGACTGCGCAGCGACACCGTGCCCGTGTGGTTCATGCGCCAGGCCGGCCGGTCGCTCCCGGAGTACCGGGAGCTGCGCGTCGGCACGCGAATGCTCGACGCGTGCCTCGACCCGGCGATGGCGGCCGAGATCACGCTGCAGCCCGTGCGTCGCCACGGCGTCGACGCGGGCATCTTCTTCAGCGACATCGTCGTGCCGCTGAAGCTCGTCGGCGTCGACGTCGAGATCCAGCCGGGCCGCGGGCCGGTCTTCGGGCGCTCCTACGCGGATGCCGCGGCCGTGGCCGAGCTCACCGCGATCGACCCGACCCGACTCGACGAGACGGCCGGCCCGATCACCGAGGCGGTGCAGCGCACGGTCGCCGGGCTCGCGGAGCTCACCTCGCCGGGCGCGCCGACCTCGACGCCGCTGATCGGCTTCGCGGGCGCGCCGTTCACGCTCGCGGCCTACCTCGCCGAGGGCGGACCCTCGAAGGACCACCTCGCGGCGCGCACGCTCATGCACGCGGACCCCGGCGCATGGCGCGCCCTCATGGACTGGACCGCCGAGCTCACCGGGCGGTTCCTGCGCACGCAGGTGCTCGCGGGCGCCTCGGCCGCACAGCTGTTCGACTCGTGGGCGGGCGCGCTCTCGCTCGCCGACTACGAGGCGCACGTCGCACCGGCGTCGGCCGCGGCCCTCGCGCACGTGCACGATCTGACCTATGAGGCGGCGGATGCCTCCGGCGCGGCCGGATCCCACTCGGTGCCCGTGGTGCACTTCGGCGTCGGCACGGGCGAACTGCTGGGCGCCATGAAGGGCGTGGGGGTCGACGTCGTCGGCGTCGACTATCGCGTGCCCCTCGACGTGGCCGCCGAGCGCATCGGCGCGGGCGTCCCGCTCCAGGGCAACCTCGATCCCGCGCTGCTCGCCGCCCCGTGGCCGGTGCTCGAGGTCGCCGTGCGCGACGTGATCGAGCGCGGCCGCACGGCCCCGGCGCACGTGTTCAACCTCGGCCACGGCGTGCCTCCCGAGACCGACCCCGAGGTGCTCACCCGGGTCGTGGCGCTCGTGCACGAGGCCGGGCGATGA
- a CDS encoding YtxH domain-containing protein: MKGKVLFVVGLGVGYVLGTRAGRERYEQMRKVAQDVWNQPKVQEGVQTVKDFAMSRAGDVGETVLDGAKKLVAQVTQSQTSSTTRSSAARPASSTSKAGSTAGGSSAASKPAASKPAASKPKTASKSGAGSSSSAGSSSSS, translated from the coding sequence ATGAAGGGCAAGGTCCTCTTCGTCGTCGGGCTCGGCGTCGGCTACGTGCTCGGCACGCGCGCCGGGCGCGAACGCTACGAGCAGATGCGCAAGGTCGCCCAGGACGTCTGGAACCAGCCGAAGGTCCAGGAGGGCGTCCAGACCGTCAAGGACTTCGCGATGAGCCGCGCCGGCGACGTCGGCGAGACCGTGCTCGACGGGGCCAAGAAGCTCGTCGCCCAGGTCACGCAGTCGCAGACGTCGTCGACCACGCGGTCGTCCGCGGCGCGTCCGGCGTCGTCCACGTCGAAGGCCGGCTCGACCGCAGGCGGCTCGAGCGCGGCGTCGAAGCCTGCGGCGTCCAAGCCTGCGGCGTCCAAGCCGAAGACCGCGTCGAAGTCGGGCGCCGGTTCGTCGTCGAGCGCGGGCTCGTCGTCGTCGTCCTGA
- a CDS encoding DUF3618 domain-containing protein: MAAGTEVVKLDKQQQRNLSRLQAHDNARAARDQLAGTLNALEEKLNVPKRVARATGRAKRRIQRFADEQPGAAMAAAVGVVAAVGVGVWLVVRANLDR, encoded by the coding sequence ATGGCGGCCGGAACTGAGGTCGTGAAGCTCGACAAGCAGCAGCAGCGCAACCTCTCCAGACTGCAGGCGCACGACAACGCGCGCGCCGCCCGCGACCAGCTCGCGGGCACCCTGAACGCCCTCGAGGAGAAGCTCAACGTGCCCAAGCGCGTGGCCCGCGCGACGGGCCGCGCGAAGCGTCGCATCCAGCGCTTCGCCGACGAGCAGCCGGGGGCGGCGATGGCCGCGGCCGTCGGCGTCGTGGCGGCGGTCGGGGTGGGCGTGTGGCTCGTCGTCCGGGCCAACCTCGATCGGTGA
- the hemG gene encoding protoporphyrinogen oxidase, with protein sequence MTDPQDGPGAGPDAEHRSADVVVVGGGVAGLVAALECARLGLGVVVLEQAGRPGGCVGRIDLDGLALDSGAESFATRNGSVAELLGRLGLEDRIVPPNRAGAWLAWGERGELRAAPMPRTGVLGIPANPLGEDVRAIIGWRGAWRAWLDRIIPILKIGRAERLGPLVRQRMGAAVLDRLVTPISAGVYSTDPDDLDVDVVAPGLNEAMTRAGSLSGGVGQLVEARRAGSAVLGLRGGMHTLVDALVAELARFGAEVRTGVGVTRLESRPARASDADAVASSWRAAGRADDREVVVDARFAILATPAHVSRALLAGVAPEAALAEDWPDAASVELVTLVLDAPELAAAPRGTGVLVAADAPGVTAKALTHSSAKWSWLAESAGPRQVVRLSYGRAGATNPLSGLDDAAVTELAVRDAATLLGVSLDVAQVRACGRSAWRDALSQAAVGQPERVRALEAALEGRTGLALTGSWVAGTGLASVVPHAIEAAARIRHLAVRIADDA encoded by the coding sequence ATGACCGACCCGCAGGACGGGCCGGGCGCCGGGCCCGACGCCGAGCACCGCAGCGCCGACGTCGTCGTGGTCGGTGGCGGGGTGGCCGGCCTCGTCGCCGCGCTCGAGTGCGCGCGGCTGGGTCTCGGCGTCGTCGTGCTCGAGCAGGCCGGTCGGCCGGGCGGATGCGTCGGCCGGATCGACCTCGACGGCCTCGCGCTCGACAGCGGGGCCGAGTCCTTCGCGACCCGGAACGGCTCGGTCGCCGAGCTGCTCGGCCGCCTGGGCCTGGAGGACCGCATCGTGCCGCCGAACCGCGCGGGCGCGTGGCTGGCCTGGGGCGAGCGGGGCGAGCTCCGCGCCGCACCGATGCCGCGCACGGGCGTGCTCGGCATCCCCGCCAACCCGCTGGGCGAGGACGTGCGGGCGATCATCGGATGGCGCGGAGCCTGGCGCGCCTGGCTCGACCGCATCATCCCGATCCTGAAGATCGGGCGCGCCGAGCGCCTCGGTCCCCTCGTGCGCCAGCGGATGGGTGCGGCGGTGCTCGACCGGCTCGTGACGCCCATCTCGGCCGGCGTCTACTCGACCGACCCCGACGACCTCGACGTCGACGTGGTCGCGCCCGGCCTGAACGAGGCGATGACGCGCGCCGGATCCCTCTCGGGGGGCGTCGGGCAGCTCGTCGAGGCCCGCCGGGCGGGCAGTGCGGTGCTCGGCCTGCGCGGCGGCATGCACACGCTCGTCGACGCGCTCGTCGCGGAGCTCGCCCGGTTCGGCGCCGAGGTCCGCACGGGCGTCGGGGTCACGAGGCTCGAATCCCGCCCGGCCCGGGCGTCCGACGCCGACGCGGTCGCGTCATCCTGGCGCGCCGCCGGCCGGGCGGACGATCGCGAGGTCGTGGTCGACGCGCGGTTCGCGATCCTCGCCACGCCGGCGCACGTCTCGCGAGCCCTCCTCGCGGGGGTCGCGCCCGAGGCGGCGCTCGCCGAGGACTGGCCGGACGCGGCCTCCGTCGAGCTCGTGACGCTCGTGCTCGACGCGCCCGAGCTCGCGGCGGCCCCGCGCGGGACCGGCGTGCTCGTCGCCGCCGACGCGCCCGGGGTGACCGCCAAGGCGCTCACCCACTCGTCGGCGAAGTGGTCGTGGCTGGCCGAGTCGGCCGGCCCGCGGCAGGTCGTGCGGCTCTCGTACGGCCGCGCGGGCGCGACGAACCCGCTGTCGGGGCTCGACGACGCCGCGGTGACCGAACTCGCGGTCCGGGATGCCGCAACGCTGCTCGGCGTGTCGCTCGACGTCGCGCAGGTGCGGGCATGCGGCCGGAGCGCCTGGCGTGACGCCCTCTCGCAGGCGGCCGTCGGCCAGCCCGAACGCGTGCGCGCCCTCGAGGCGGCCCTCGAGGGCCGCACGGGCCTGGCGCTCACCGGCTCGTGGGTCGCCGGAACGGGGCTCGCCTCCGTGGTGCCGCACGCGATCGAGGCGGCCGCACGCATCCGGCACCTGGCGGTGCGTATCGCGGACGATGCATAG
- a CDS encoding ferrochelatase: protein MAAANLGGVGADSPERAAAAAAHRGVKAPTATSAPFAPGAVVAGATEPAQSGPEHVEQPVAYDAILLAGFGGPEGQDDVIPFLRNVTRGRGIPDERLEEVAHHYRHFGGVSPINEHNRQLKAALEAELARRGVDLPVIWGNRNWDPYMNDALREAGERGFTKLIAIATSAYSSYSSCRQYREDYADALEDTGLAGVVQIDKVRQFFDHPGFVTPFIEGVRDALAELEAEHPGLDRATQVEVLFATHSIPTADAAKSGPAERGFGEGGAYAAQHTAVAEVVMREAGASEVPWQLVYQSRSGPPTQPWLEPDVNDAIAELPAAGRKAVVIVPLGFVSDHMEVMWDLDEEAMETAEEHGLAAIRVPTPGVHPAYVSGLVDLVLERVNGTPTAERPHLTDLGPWYDVCRPGCCENARLGFKPALAGIAP from the coding sequence ATGGCGGCGGCGAACCTCGGCGGCGTGGGCGCCGACTCGCCCGAGCGGGCCGCGGCGGCCGCCGCGCATCGCGGGGTCAAGGCCCCGACCGCGACATCCGCTCCCTTCGCACCGGGCGCGGTCGTCGCCGGCGCGACCGAGCCCGCCCAGTCCGGGCCCGAGCACGTCGAGCAGCCGGTCGCGTACGACGCGATCCTGCTCGCGGGCTTCGGCGGCCCTGAGGGGCAGGACGACGTGATCCCGTTCCTGCGCAACGTCACGCGCGGTCGCGGCATCCCCGACGAGCGCCTCGAGGAGGTCGCGCACCACTACCGCCACTTCGGCGGCGTGAGCCCGATCAACGAGCACAACCGCCAGCTCAAGGCCGCGCTCGAGGCCGAGCTGGCGCGCCGCGGCGTCGACCTGCCGGTCATCTGGGGCAACCGTAACTGGGACCCGTACATGAACGACGCCCTCCGCGAGGCGGGCGAGCGCGGCTTCACCAAGCTCATCGCGATCGCGACGAGCGCGTACAGCTCGTACTCGAGCTGCCGGCAGTACCGCGAGGACTACGCCGATGCGCTCGAGGACACCGGCCTGGCCGGTGTCGTGCAGATCGACAAGGTGCGCCAGTTCTTCGACCACCCCGGTTTCGTGACGCCGTTCATCGAGGGCGTGCGCGACGCGCTCGCCGAGCTCGAGGCGGAGCACCCCGGACTCGACCGCGCCACGCAGGTCGAGGTGCTGTTCGCCACGCACTCGATCCCCACTGCGGATGCCGCGAAGTCCGGCCCCGCCGAGCGCGGGTTCGGCGAGGGCGGCGCGTACGCGGCGCAGCACACCGCGGTCGCCGAGGTCGTCATGCGCGAGGCCGGCGCCTCCGAGGTGCCCTGGCAGCTCGTCTACCAGTCCCGTTCGGGGCCCCCCACCCAGCCGTGGCTCGAGCCCGACGTGAACGACGCGATCGCCGAGCTGCCCGCCGCCGGCCGGAAGGCGGTCGTGATCGTGCCGCTCGGGTTCGTGAGCGACCACATGGAGGTCATGTGGGACCTCGACGAGGAGGCGATGGAGACCGCGGAAGAGCATGGGCTCGCCGCCATCCGCGTGCCGACGCCCGGCGTGCACCCGGCGTACGTCTCGGGCCTGGTCGACCTCGTGCTCGAGCGCGTGAACGGCACGCCCACGGCCGAGCGCCCGCACCTGACCGACCTCGGGCCCTGGTACGACGTCTGCCGGCCCGGGTGCTGCGAGAATGCGCGGCTGGGCTTCAAGCCGGCCCTGGCGGGGATCGCGCCGTGA
- a CDS encoding phage holin family protein, translating into MAAPLNDERGLFTLVGELPDQISTLVRAEIDQVKAELSYKAKHFGIGAGLVAAAAFVGIFLLGTLIATGILALSLVMPGWAAALIVSGVLLLIIAILVGIALANFRRGSEPLESIESVRQDIDAITGRGAYGGRN; encoded by the coding sequence ATGGCTGCACCACTGAACGACGAGCGGGGGCTCTTCACGCTCGTCGGCGAACTCCCCGACCAGATCTCCACGCTCGTGCGCGCGGAGATCGACCAGGTCAAGGCCGAGCTCAGCTACAAGGCCAAGCACTTCGGCATCGGCGCGGGCCTCGTCGCCGCTGCGGCGTTCGTCGGCATCTTCCTGCTCGGCACGCTCATCGCGACCGGCATCCTCGCCCTCTCGCTGGTCATGCCCGGCTGGGCGGCGGCGCTCATCGTGTCGGGCGTGCTGCTCCTGATCATCGCGATCCTCGTCGGCATCGCGCTCGCGAACTTCCGCCGCGGCAGCGAGCCCCTCGAGTCGATCGAGAGCGTGCGCCAGGACATCGACGCGATCACCGGAAGGGGTGCGTATGGCGGCCGGAACTGA
- a CDS encoding GntR family transcriptional regulator: MTDAASRAATAREGAATTAVERVTALLRDEILSGALGPDAPLREELAATRYGVSRHTVRSAFQRLVAERLAIAEPYRGVRVTSFDDRQVLALQQLRAALEVEAVRIAFARYGGTLPDEALAPARAAVDAMASLGPSADRPGEAPGEAWLEVERLHADFHAALVAASGSPRIVEAHAALGSELLLFILHARPHYSVASLVEEHRRLLEELPERGPAALREHLEHSTALLLG, from the coding sequence GTGACGGATGCCGCATCCCGTGCCGCAACGGCGCGCGAGGGTGCGGCGACGACGGCGGTCGAGCGCGTGACGGCGCTGCTGCGCGACGAGATCCTGAGCGGGGCGCTCGGCCCCGACGCGCCCCTGCGCGAGGAGCTCGCCGCCACGCGGTACGGCGTCTCGCGGCACACCGTCCGATCGGCGTTCCAGCGACTGGTCGCCGAGCGGCTCGCGATCGCGGAGCCGTACCGCGGCGTGCGCGTGACGAGCTTCGACGATCGGCAGGTGCTCGCGCTCCAGCAGTTGCGCGCGGCGCTCGAGGTCGAGGCCGTCCGGATCGCCTTCGCCCGGTACGGCGGCACGCTGCCCGACGAGGCCCTGGCGCCGGCCCGCGCGGCGGTCGACGCGATGGCCTCGCTCGGCCCGAGCGCCGACCGGCCGGGCGAGGCACCGGGCGAGGCGTGGCTGGAGGTCGAGCGCCTGCACGCCGACTTCCACGCGGCGCTCGTCGCGGCATCCGGCAGCCCGCGCATCGTCGAGGCGCACGCGGCGCTGGGCAGCGAGCTGCTGCTGTTCATCCTGCACGCGCGACCGCACTACAGCGTCGCGAGCCTCGTCGAGGAGCACCGCCGCCTGCTCGAGGAGCTCCCCGAGCGCGGCCCCGCCGCGTTGCGCGAGCACCTCGAGCACTCGACCGCGCTGCTGCTCGGGTGA
- the hemC gene encoding hydroxymethylbilane synthase: MSPAATARDVIRVGTRGSALALAQTRQIAERLGAAADAEIEIVTVTTQGDTSRASLQAIGGTGVFAAALREALLAGECDVVVHSLKDLPTAEHPGLRLGAVPKRADARDALCARDGLTLAELPEGARIGTGSPRRIAQLGLARPDVTAIDVRGNIDTRLGFVEQGELDAVLLASAGLGRLGRSDAATERFPLADWPTAPGQGALALEVRDERASRPLERGLAAVDHVTTRATVLAERLVLAGLEAGCAAPVGATAFVEDELLFLTATVYSADGTRSLTSSHAATPDSRSAADLADAARDVAERVVAELLGNGAADLAPAQESP, from the coding sequence GTGAGCCCCGCCGCGACGGCACGCGACGTGATCCGCGTCGGCACGCGCGGCAGCGCGCTCGCGCTCGCGCAGACCCGCCAGATCGCCGAGCGCCTGGGCGCGGCGGCCGATGCCGAGATCGAGATCGTCACGGTCACCACGCAGGGCGACACGTCGCGCGCCTCGCTGCAGGCCATCGGCGGCACCGGCGTGTTCGCCGCAGCCCTCCGCGAGGCCCTCCTCGCGGGCGAGTGCGACGTGGTCGTGCACTCGCTCAAGGACCTGCCGACCGCCGAACACCCCGGCCTCCGGCTCGGGGCCGTGCCCAAGCGCGCCGACGCGCGCGACGCGCTGTGCGCACGCGACGGCCTCACGCTGGCCGAGCTGCCCGAAGGCGCGCGGATCGGCACGGGGTCGCCGCGCCGCATCGCGCAACTCGGGCTCGCGCGACCCGACGTGACCGCGATCGACGTGCGCGGCAACATCGACACGAGGCTCGGCTTCGTGGAGCAGGGCGAACTCGACGCGGTGCTGCTCGCCTCGGCGGGCCTCGGCCGGCTGGGCCGATCGGATGCCGCGACCGAGCGCTTCCCGCTCGCCGACTGGCCGACCGCACCGGGCCAGGGCGCGCTCGCCCTCGAGGTGCGCGACGAGCGCGCCTCCCGTCCGCTCGAGCGCGGGCTCGCGGCCGTCGACCACGTCACGACGCGCGCCACGGTGCTCGCCGAGCGCCTCGTGCTCGCCGGACTCGAGGCGGGATGCGCGGCGCCGGTCGGCGCGACCGCCTTCGTCGAGGACGAACTTCTGTTCCTCACGGCGACGGTGTACAGTGCCGACGGGACGCGGTCGTTGACCAGTTCGCACGCCGCCACCCCCGACAGCCGCTCGGCCGCCGACCTGGCGGACGCGGCCCGCGACGTCGCAGAGCGCGTCGTCGCGGAACTCCTCGGCAACGGCGCCGCCGACCTCGCACCTGCCCAGGAGTCGCCGTGA